A single region of the Brachypodium distachyon strain Bd21 chromosome 3, Brachypodium_distachyon_v3.0, whole genome shotgun sequence genome encodes:
- the LOC106866554 gene encoding uncharacterized protein LOC106866554 yields MDAPAPNATGPGHEDFKPKYTVVTGEPATHTLSVDLTDEGGFKKEHIRVQLVRNKRLVIVSGERPVDGDGKVRRFKLEFQVTDNCDVNGIHARLDGGFVRVTMPDVKAATSAIVVRGGDAASAGKQEPAAPAVAKTDAGAGGGRKKEEEGVPKQKDGAGAAIDGPTGRGYKYLPHQEQRKLATSVVGTVLVLFCLGVYVRYRFGP; encoded by the exons ATGGATGCCCCTGCCCCCAACGCCACCGGCCCGGGTCACGAGGACTTCAAACCTAAGTACACAGTCGTCACCGGCGAGCCGGCGACGCACACCCTCTCCGTCGATCTAACCGACGAAG GGGGTTTCAAGAAGGAGCACATCAGGGTGCAGCTGGTCCGCAACAAAAGGCTGGTGATCGTGAGCGGCGAGCGCCCCGTCGATGGTGATGGAAAGGTTAGGCGCTTCAAGCTGGAGTTCCAGGTGACCGACAACTGCGACGTCAACGGCATCCACGCGCGGTTGGACGGCGGGTTCGTGCGGGTCACCATGCCCGACGTGAAAGCCGCGACTTCTGCAATCGTcgtccgcggcggcgatgcAGCCTCAGCTGGCAAGCAGGAGCCCGCTGCGCCTGCGGTGGCCAAGACGgacgccggagccggaggaggacgtaagaaggaagaggagggcgTGCCGAAGCAGAAAGATGGTGCAGGCGCCGCCATTGATGGGCCCACTGGCCGCGGCTACAAATACCTCCCCCACCAAGAGCAGAGAAAGCTCGCGACCAGTGTGGTTGGCACGGTGCTCGTCCTGTTTTGCCTCGGTGTTTATGTCAGGTATAGGTTCGGGCCATGA
- the LOC106866396 gene encoding uncharacterized protein LOC106866396, whose translation MSECNPSPIPMESRLKLYKSQEEERVDPTMYRSLIGSLRYLINTRPDLAYAVGIVSRFMEDPGVSHMAAVKHILRYIRGTITFGCHYTRRGEGYSGLVGYCDSDLAGDVNDKDILDLLAIVIVIWLEM comes from the coding sequence ATGAGCGAGTGCAATCCAAGCCCAATTCCAATGGAATCGAGACTGAAGCTATACAAGTcacaggaagaagaaagagtgGATCCTACAATGTACAGAAGTCTCATTGGGAGTTTGAGGTATCTCATCAATACGAGACCTGATCTTGCTTATGCAGTAGGCATTGTTAGTAGGTTCATGGAAGATCCTGGTGTATCACACATGGCTGCTGTAAAGCATATACTAAGGTACATCCGTGGAACCATTACTTTTGGTTGTCATTATACCAGAAGAGGAGAAGGATATTCTGGACTTGTTGGCTATTGTGATAGTGATTTGGCTGGAGATGTAAATGACAAGGATATTCTGGACTTGTTGGCTATTGTGATAGTGATTTGGCTGGAGATGTAA